The sequence ttacAGGCATGCATAGAAGATAAATGTCATGAATGGGCAAAGCTAAGTAATGTAGGCTGTAGGTTACCATTGTTATTTGAAGAAaggctcagaaaaaaaactgttgacTGCAATAAATTTAGAGAGGATAAAGAGATTCCCAGTTGGCATATGGTTGAAATACAAGCATTATGATATACCTGTCCATGAAATTTTAGGGGTATgttgaaaatgaaggaaagaataGGTGGGAGGCAagagcagctctgaaaacagCTGTAACTAACGTTGCTTCTAGAGCATGGAAGGCACTTCAAGTCCTGCTCAGTTTGCCTCTTATTCGGAAATGGatatggtggttttaccctggtatgcagctgaactccaccacagctgctctctcactccccctcctcaaaggaaaagggggagaaaatgcaatggaaagggctcaagggttgtgataaagacagggaaatCACTCAATAttgtcacgggcaaaacagactcagcatagggagattaatataatttattttctatctcTAGCAGACTGGAATAGTGACAAACTAAAAGCAgactaaaaacacctttcccacATCTACCTTCTTCTACGTCCTCCCCCCAGGCTGTGCAGAAGAACAGGGAATGGgtgctttccctttttccttcttttgctaaAAATGTGCCCATTCTGATTCTTCTGGAGTTGCTTGCTATCTGTGCCATACACCTCTGCTCCTTCAGGTGTGGTGTCTAATACTTCTCCATTGTGCTGCTTGATTACCATTCGTGTTACTTCTTCTCTTTATAGGATCACGGTGCCCCCATATGCTTCATTGAAAAGGAATAATGTCCCATACCAAATGCTTTTGCTGTTGGAGAAGATGCAGTCTGGCAAGCAGAAAGCTGTTTCTCCCATAGATCTTGCTATGTGTCTTTCAACACACAGAGTGAATAGTAAGCAACCCCCCTCTCATGTCTACCTCTTTCCGCAGACTGGGGATATTAGTTTTCAAGCACTAGCAAGCAGTGCAGACTTTGTCATCTCATTCAGGGATTCAGAAACATAAGGAATAGGTAGCTGATGACATAGTGCTCTTTATAGCTGTCTCCCAGTTGTGAGTGAGGTGCTGTCTTACTTctgaagaaggggaaaaaaaagccctgccagATAACCTTGCTGATGTCCAAAGGATGAGAAGACTCAGCTATTTATGCTGGAGAGAATGAAAGGGCTGTGCAGAGCATAGGCTGGACAGCTTACAGCTTGATTTGTCTTACAGTACTGATATGGTAACAGTGAAACAGATAGTATTTCTTATTAGAATGAAGGGTTCATGTGGAAACGTTACTGAGCTCACCCAATTTCCCAAGGATCcctttcttgtttgttgttATAAATGCTAAGAGAAGAATTTGCTGGCTTACCCTCCCACCCAGACATGGGCCTGAAGGAGAGAGATTGTTGAATGCACAGGTGACCAGTGAGGATGTGATACTGAGGGTCTGTTTATGTGTACAAATAAAGATGGTAGTTTGCATACAAATGCCCTGATCTTTATCttataaaagacaaaacaggGCAGCACTGAAAGGGACAAGACAGTAGCCAGCCCAGATCTATGTGAAGTGGGAACATGAGCtaatgtatttctgtttataTAATTCCACCTGAGACTGAATGGCTCTGCattctgccttttctctttcagttaaAGAGAGATGCCCAAACAGAGCTTGTAAAGCTTGACACTTTGTCCTTAAAATTCAGGTGTGGTTCATAAAGTTATATATCCTGGCAAGTGGTACTTTGCATGGATAACAGATGTGCTAGTAGACATGAGAAAAGGTGTATTTTCTGAGATTTCTTTGTTCAGGGATGCCTGTAATCTTAACAGAAACCAGCTGAAGTCAATACCTTTGGCAAGTCTTGCAGACTTTCAGGGAAGTTGAAAGCACTTCCATCTCAGGGTGTTGAATTATTCCACAAAATTTGTTTCACCTGTTATCAAGCATACAGGTAGTCCAGAAATATAAAGGTTTTGCTAAACCATGTGTAGTTTTTGCCCAGTTCCCAGATCTTGTGTTCCTCATGGGCTGAGAACACTAGTTCTTTGTATTCATGGACATGGATTTGTTTCCCTGAGTTGAATTTTGAAGTAATTCTCTTTTGAGAGATTTTATAGCAACCCATTCATTGAGCTGTATCCCACCATCTTTGGTTCTGAATATGCCAGTTTAGCCAGAGTGGAAAGCCAAAGCATAACATTACTGTATCATCCTTGGCTTCTTGCATGGGAATTGTATGCTTTATCCCTGGGTAGGAATTAAGTAATTTGTACAATTCTGTGTTTGAGATGTATGGATAGGTCTCCATATCATTTGTCTCATCACTCAGGAGTGTAATAGCCTTAGCAAGGGACTGGGGGAGATCGTGGAGTAGtgaagatgagaaagaaaacagaagcttcTCTGTATTGCTTGTAAGACGGACTCAAATAAATGCAACCCCTCAACTCAATGAGGCATCAAAGCCCTGTCCTGCAGTAGGTACTGGTTATACGCTAGGCTCTGTGTCTAGTGACAGGGACATTCCTTTTGCGCTGGGTTGTACAATGGGGCACTCAAGCCCTCCCGTATTTTCCCCCTGCCTGCTCAGGTCACATGAAGCCACCACAGCTTGTCTCCAGTCTGAGCTCTGTCCCTGGTGGAGGGTGGCAATGGAACAGGACAATGGATTAATGGGGTTAAGGAGAATGAGTCTACCTTTGCCATCTGTGGGAAGCATGTGCTTGCTGCTGTCAATAATACTGATCAaggttgtgttttctgtttgtccAGTGTTTATACAACATGATGCTGCCCAACTCTTTCTGACTCTCTGGAACTTGGTAAAGAGGCAGATGAAAGACCAAGACCTGGTAAGGACAGTCACTGAAATGAACACCAGTCTCTTTAGCCTTTGTCATGTGCggtttcttctgcttctctaaGAAGAATCCCATCCATTGTCAATTATCCTATGAAATTTTTGGAATTATCTCCCATCTGGATCTTCCCTCTCATCTTTCAAATGGACAATCTTGATTTCATAGACTTCATCAGTTTGAACCACAGTTAACTTTTGTTCATCCTATCTTTAGAGCGTGTCAGGGTCTTCTTTCTAATGGGAGAGTTTATTAATAAACAAAACGATTGATCTTTGTGCAACACCAAATTTATTCAACACGCATTTCTTTACTTCCCAAATTTCTGTAAGCATTAGTTGGCATGTCTTGACACAGTTTCTTCATTCTTTGAAGTCACCTATGTGCATTTCATTAGTATTAGTCACTGTTAGTACATTATGTATATGACAGTTCCTCCCAGGGGAGCTGtgtaaaataagagaaaagTGACTCTTCCTCAAGCCAGTGTCGCAGTTCCCTTCATACAGAAGATGGGCTCCTGTTGCAattccaaacaaaacaataaaactgcATTAAAGCAGACACTGAGCTGTCCGTTCTTATTATAGGATGCGTCTCTTCCCTCTGCTAGGGGATGAGGGGAAGGAGTTGTTCTCCTTTAAATGGTGGGAAGTGCCCTGTCCACGTAAGTCAATGTCAGATCTGGGTTCAAGCCTTAAAGCAGTGACACTGAGTGAAGTGACATGCCCACACAGCCCTTCCCACCCACAGGGGGAAATACCTTTGTTGTGTTCTTCACCAACCATGTTTTGGCTATGTTTACTCTCTCCAGGTTACAAAGTTGAGTGATTTGTACACTATCTGCGTACAGGAGCACCTGGCCTGTCAGATATgctcttctgaaatgaagagGAATAGCAACATGTTAACCCTTCCACTTCCAGTGTTGGATTCCAATTCCCACATGCTGAAGACGCTGGTAAGATCAGTGGCAGCACTGTTTCCTTAGGAAGGAGATTCTCCTCTATTCACTGTGGGAGTCTTCTCCCTGCAGGACTGGTGTTTCCTGGGACTCATCTAGAATCTCTGCAGATTGTCTGGGGTTTTGAGGTGACCTTTTCCCATTcacatttcttgtttgttttgaggggTTCTcaatttctcaaaaaaatctGTTCGATTTTGGGGTTGGAAGATCCAAGTCCTTGAAAGTTCTTTTTGAGAAGACTGTTGACTAAATATAAGACTCAGACTTACACAGTGATGCACACCTGTGACAGCTTAGCTGTCACAGTGAAGTGCCCTAGACAACTTGTAATCCTTGGCCAGACACACTGCATTTGCCCAGTGTAGTGCCTTTTTACTGTTAAACTGGTACTGCTGTTCAATATCCAGATAGAGCAGTGTTGGTGGCAGTGTGGGTACTGCAACAAATAGGGAGTGGATGTTTTCAGCTTCAGTGGACAACTGAACCTTATTCTGACTACTTTGTACTGTTCCAAGATAAAGGAACCTCCTTCAGAACCTCTGAGGCTTTTAAATAGGTGTAAAATACACTCATGCATCAGTGCCTTTTTTGTGCAATGCAGTATACTAATTTTTTGGTGCTTTTGAAACACCACATGATGTAACACCCAGAGCTAGGGAAGAGGGGATACACAGGGAGCTGATTGTTTATAGGGTGTTTGCCACAATATACCACTgtcaaatttaaagaaaatgaacatggTGGTGGGGATGATCCAGTACCAGGCTGCACAGTGGGGTTATGGTCTTGCATTGGGCTAGAATATAGGGTAAGGACTTAATCTGGGATCTAGCCTCACTTTTACCCAATGCAAGGGTAAGAACAGGTGACCTCTCAGGGCTAGAGTATGAAAAGGGAGATAGGGTGTAATGTGTGTCCTGAGTGAAAGCTGCACAACTATTTCTCAAACATACTCATTCTAAAGTTGGAGCTAGAACAGTGTATTTCTGTTGGTGTTACTTTGTTGATGTTTTGGGGATATTTTTGTTGATACAAAGAAGATATTCTTTCCCATGTTGGCATAATGGGACAAGTGTCTGTGTTAGGACTGTCCTGGCCTGTATGGGACATCTGGTCACGCTGCAACAGAAGTGATTTGGCACAGAGTGTATGTGTAGGCATGTGTACATACGTGAATGCCTAGTCAGTATAGTCTGACTGTGACTGTATAGTCACTTATAATACGAGGATCACTGTATAAAGGGAAGCTTTGCAGTCATTTGTTTGCTGACTTCAGATGGTGGAAGATAAAGAACTGTGGCTTAATGAAGATAATTTTCAAAAGTCACTAGTGACTTTGAATCTCTTGGTTTTGGGTGTCCCAACTTAAAGGCTCTTTGGTTTTGGAGGTTAAGTGCTAAATGAGAGTTTCCAGTCCTAATGTATCTTAAGCAGGGCCTTTTGGAAATTAAGACATCTAATGTCACAAGTCTCTTATAAACAGATGGGTCAGAAGGTCCACCAGTCTAATTTTCTGCATTTGGTTAAacttccctgctctgccttaGCCAGTCTTCATACCCAGTAAGTCTTCTTCCTGCAAACTTCCTTCCTGAATTCCATCTTTGTATTTAGAAGAATAAAGGTGATTTTGCTTCTGTCACTCTCCTgtgtgcaggaaaacaaaataaactgtgCTGTTAGAGCTCAAgttaaacaaaaaaggaaaactgaagtaCCTGTATGGGCTGACATGACCAAATCCTCctcctgttttgtttggttAAAAAATTGAATGTGTTAATGCTACTGTGACTAGCATGTTTTACAGTGCCACTTGCTGCTTAGTGTATGGATCACTGAACGCGTCACATTTTCTAACTGCTTGTGTAGTTGTTCAAGAAGGAGCCTAACTTATAGTATACAAATCAGAAGAAAGCAAGGCAggcaaaatctgctttttaacatgaaaaacGAGCAGAAAAATCCAACTAGCAGTACTTGATTTCACTCTAATTCATgataaagaaaagtattttgcatTCTTTTGTCCTTTGAATAAAATAGGCCTTCTGTAGCTTTGCTGTTTGCATGTACCCTGTGAAACAAAGTAGAAATAGAAATCTGGCTTGAAGGAATTCAACCGAACGAAATCTCCTCTGTCTTCTCAGGAGGACTGTCTGCAATGCTTTTTCCATCCAGAAGAGTTGACTGGTCACAACATGTGTTTCTGTGAATACTGTGATAAGAAAACGCCTTTTCTGCAGGTAATCAGAGAAGTATTTCCCTGTATGTTTCTTATACCCAGAACTCCCTGTAGGACTGGGAAGGGTGGAGAAAGGACTGAACCATATAAATTTAAGAGGAGATGAGCAACCTAAAGATTTGCCTGCATGGCAGCACTAGCTAGGTATAAGCCATGTGCATCTTTCTGATTAGGAAGATCTGTGCTGTGAATGTAGCTCTAGTGACAAAAGAATGCTTTCCTGGGTTTTAATAGAAGTCACCTAGGGTTAGACGAGAATATGCTACTGGTGCTGTGCATACCCTTAAGAGTAGGATACCGTAGGGTGATTTGTTTTCTCCCCTGCTCTCCATTGGGATTTGCACTTACAGTATTGGTCTCTGCCAGCAGATGAATTAGCTGTTTCATGAAGAGACAAGCACGTTGAAGAGAGAGATGTGTAGGGGAGAGTACCTCAGCTCAAGACTTGGAGGGGACTTTACACAATATTTTCAGGAGTGGGTTGCCCTCCTAGGCCACGGTGCATACATATGTCTTGGTGGTAGCAGCAGTAATATCAGCAAAGGCAGTGCTGGGAGGAGTGAGCTGTCAGCTTGGCATCCTCCACAGAACTCTGCTGACCATGTCACAAGGATGTTGGCTTGCCTCTCCTCACCAGGCTCTGTGGTTGCCTATCGACCCACGTGCCCAAGACCTTATCTATTTATTGGTGGTGTTGTGGTGCTCAGGTTTAAGGAAGTGATGAACACATCAGCTATCTTGCCACTGAAGAATAAGCCAACCCAGCAGACAGCAAAACAACTCAAAGTAATCTTCACAGACAAGATGTTCAAGAGAGAAATTCCTTCTGAACATGTCCAGTTTTCATGGtgtatcacagaatcgtctaggttggaagagacctccaagatcaccgagtccagcctctgacctaacactaacaagtcctccactaaaccatatcactaagctctacatctaaacgtctcttaaagacctccagggatggtgactcaaccacttccctgggcagcccattccaatgcctaacaaccctttcagtaaagaagttcctcctaatatccaacctaaacctcccctggcacaactttagcccattccccctcatcctgtcaccaggcacgtgggagaacagaccaacccctacctcgctacagcctcctttaaggtacctatagagagcgataaggtcgcccctgagcctcctcttctccgggctgaacaatcccagctccctcagctgctcctcataagacttgttctccagacccctcaccagcttcgtcgcccttctctggactctctcgagcacctcgatgtccttcctgtagcgaggggcccaaaactgaacacagtactcgaggtgcggcctcaccagagccgagtacagggggacaatcacttccctagagctgctggccacactgcttcttctACAAGCCAGGAttctgttggccttcttggccacctgagcacactgctggctcatattcagctgactatcaaccagtactcccaggtccttctccgccaggcagctttccaaccactcatctactggtttggcggtctataacgGACGCtcaccaggatgcttgccttttTGGTCTTcctgctgatcctaacccatagggactcaaccttatcattcccagcctcaagttccacaacatcaaaacactctttagTATAGAGAGCCACAACACCAccctttctgtgctgcctgtcccttctgaagagcctatagccagacattgcagcactccagtgtAGAAACAGCCTGCTGGCTGTGGCAGCTGTCTAGCATGCTGCACCATCTGTATTATATGCTGTGGCTGCTTTGGTTGCCTAAACAGTCTTTAGCACCATCATCTTCCAGTCCATGGGTCAGTGATCTGAGGGAACAGGTATGGGAGTGCTACCAACCTGAAGCTGGGAAAGCAGATGAGAAATGAAGCAGCCCATGAGACACCTAAAGCTCAGCGTTGATCATGCTGAAGTTGAGAAACTAGGTCATCACAGCTTTATTACATGTATGTCTCCTCTGCATAGATGGGCTACTAAGGTTTGGCACCTGCTGTCCAGTGCAGTTGGTTTTCATTCACTGTAGCACCAGCTGCTCCCTGTGCTACATTCGCTTGGTGGTAATGGCTGTTTCCATCCAAGCTCCCCTGGGTTTGCTCCTTGGTTTTAAATCGCATTATTTATTGCTTTACAGAGCATGAAGCTAGTACATCTGCCACAGACCCTGACCATACACCTAAAGCGCTTCTGCTTTGAAAGATCAACCAATGTCTACAAACTTAGTCACTGTCTGCCATTCCCACAAGAACTTGATTTCAATGCAGTCTTGACAGAACAGCAGAGCCAAGCACATGGCAGTGAAAAGGTGAGATACACCCAATGCCTTCTCTGAAAGAGgtagattttcttcttccctttgctCAAGTTTGATAAAGTTTGAGATCAGACCAGTGCTCACCTCAATTCAAAGCATCTGTCTTAGAAATGTACATCTCAGGCTTTACCTGTGTCTGGAGTTGTCTCACATCCCATGGTTCTGGCTATTTCAGGCATTATTCAAGTTTCTGTGCTTAAATTAAATCACCAAAGGTACCATAACTGGAGCTTTCTGCCATTAGGACAGAAAACAGGctttatggaaataaaaccttttctttttccgaGAATGGTTagcataactttttttcttctatgtctAAATATACTACCAAAATACTTAAACACAGTCGATTTGGATGGGCCAAATCCAGATGTTGCCTGAGAGGCAACTTGGGGTTCAGCTTCTGTGGCAAGACAGCCTCAGTGAGCCCCAGACATACCATCTGCAGAGGTTGGCAGCCCAAGACAGGGGAATTTCACTCCTGGCGGTTTCCTGTACGTTATTGTTTGTCACAGAGTTGAAGTTAGCAGGGAGACAACAGCTTTGCCAAGCAGCTGAGTGATCTACCACAGTGTGGGTCTCTTCGCCTTACTAAGAAGTAACAAGGGAAAGTGTGGCAACAGCAAAACCTTGCTGGtgcagtgctgcctgcagcGTAGCACCTTGTCACCCCTTTACTGCCTCTTTGCTGTCCTACTGCCTTTTCTACATTGCTGTGACCTCCAGGGAGGCTGCCAGTCCAGAGCAGGCGGGCAGAACTCTGAGGGTAACAGTATAAAAGGCAGGGTACTCTAGGCAGATCTaatctttctcatttttgcttATGAGACGCACATTCTTGCTGTCCTGGCTGCtgattttcttcagcagcaatAAATGAAAACTGCTTCACTGAAAATTACTCTTTGTGGCTCTTTACAGGCTGCCTGGCGGTATGAGATTTTTGCTGTTGTCGCTCATTCAGGATCAACTAATTCTGGACATTACTGTGCCTATATTCGAAGCCTCACAGAATGCAAATGGTATTGCTTCAATGATTCTACCGTTTGTCAGGTGAGGACACAAATCCACATTTCCTTTGTAGCTTTCCAGACACTCCTCCAGATGTTATTTAGTCTGACTGACTGCTGATAAAAGAGAACCAGGAGAGAAAACTGAAGCTGCAAAGCTTTGTGCACCTCGTTCTTCTGCTACAGCATACTCTGAGCTAAGGGCAAAATGGCTCTAGCTTCTGTACAAAAAAGACCTCAGGCTCTGGTCTGCATTTTGCAGAAACAGCCATTGACCATATGCCCTACGTTATGTACTCTAGATCTGTTTAATGTATGTTCAATAGAGGCAAAGGAACTGATTTTCCTCATAAGTAGGAGTAATAAACTGCTTTATTACAATGTTTTTAGTTCTTGAAAGTATGATTCGTGTCACCCTCATGAGGACTGCTGTACTTGTGTCACTGTATGCCCATCCATTAAGAGTTTTTACCACCTTCATCTTGTGTGCTTTTCCTTAGGTATCGTGGGATGATGTTAAATGTACATATGGACATTCGGACCTCAACTGGTAAGTGAGAGCCTCTGTGTTTTTACCCGATGTCTCTCTGGGGTCTGGAAAATGATGTAGcaaagagagggaaaacaaattatttcaactGTATATTGCCTAGCATGAGCTGAGAATACAGAAGTGTAGAAGGGGCATTGCTGCAATCTGGTTACTTGATACACCTGTATACGGCTGTACCTTGAGCCTGCAGGATTAATGAGTAGTCACAAatggggctgcaggagcggTATTGTGACTTATGATTGTCACCAGTGCCGCCCTCGATCCTGACTAAAGTTAGGTACATCAGTCAGGATTTCTCCATGCTTTGTGTTTTGATGCATCATAAGACCATGAGCATGGAGAGAGAGAATTCCTCCTATAAGCTATAGCGCTGCCAGGGGGTTAGCATTATAAGCTGCCGTAGGAACACTGGGGAGAGCCACTTCTGCTGACCTAAATCTCAAAAAGGATGACTAGGAGAAAACCTGGGAGGTTGCTTGCAACTAAGATTACCAAGATCTTCAAACATCCTTGCTATGCTTTTTCTTATCTTCCACAGGGGACAAACAGCCTATCTCTTGATTTACATGAAAAAGCATCCCCAGTAGGCTTATCCAGGTGTATCAGAGTGTTTTGGAAAGCTGTTCCTGGTCCATGAAGCTCAGCATCTCTGTACCAGTATGGATGGGTAAAAATGCTCCACAGGAAAGACCTGCACTCAGTCTATGACCTGTCTTCACCTTTTTTTAATAAGGGAAATGGAGGACAAACTCAGCTGGAGAAAGGATCTAAGAGCTGTTGCATctagaatttttttccttcatgtcatgtgattatttatttactgtatcCTTGATATTTGTGTAATTCTATATATTAATTTCCTCTTAAATAATAGTAAAGTCAGTCTTTGTCTCTGCTGATTTAGCAGTTTATTGAATGCTGATGCCTAGATTCCAATACAGAGGAATCTTTTGTCCTGAAAGTCTTCATGATGTTCCAAGAAGGCATATGTTATGGCTAGAGAGCCATGATGGCCATAAGGTCATGTGACCTTGAGGCTTACTCTGCCCTTTTAAGGCCTTGTTAGATGCTGGCATGATGGGGAGAGGACCCCAAAAGTCTTGAGGAAACAATTGGAACAGAGACCGGGGTCCTTATCACACATGCGTCAGTGATGTTTGCTCGTAAAAGCCTTCTAGGAAATGTATCACTGCAGGGATTGAGATGTTACTGAAAGTTGGTGTCAGCATaaagtgtttttaaatcagGAGCTACTGTAGTAGTTCTGATTTGGGAGATGAGTTTGTATGTGTTTATTTAGATGATTATTGTTTTAGCATGCCTATCAggcatttttattccttctttttcctctatAGAGGAAAATACTCAGAGTGATATCCAGAAATTTTGAAGGTAGTTATTGATTTTGTGCAATACACTTGATAAAATGTGGTAAGAGGAGAAATGAGAAGCCCTAATATGCTTGAACTTTGGgaatttttgtgtttcttcagCTCTTTGCCAGCAAGAATTGTCttgctctcttccttccttctctgcccATGCAGTGGAAATGTCCCCcaagcagaaaatattctgtagaGAGCAAGTCTGTAAAAAAGTgagtcattttaaaatcttctgtTGAATCCTGTCATTTTGTGTTATTGGTCGAGCCTGTGCTCCCTTGGCAAGACTACacagctggaaggaaaatgcagaaaggaagagTTAGAAGGGAAGGTCAGTATCACGCAGCAATCAGAAGAGTGGTGTTCTAAAGTCTCATCATAAGATTCATCTGTGAGGAAAGTTAAAAAGTTTGGTTACAATGCTTTTAAAGCGCTCGTCATGGTAGGTCTTGACCTACCACAGTGTGAAAGGGTCAGTGATTCCCGTAGTTTGATACCTGAAGGTACCTTCTAGCCTAGCAGTATTCTTTGACTGTATCTTTACAAGGGTGCTATTTTTGTGGGACTGGgtgcatttaaaaattactaaTTTATTTAGAAGCtatatataatctttttttttttttgattatgaTGAAAGTCCCGAATCATGTCCGTTTTCTGTTGGTATATGGAAGGTAAATCAACAGTTTTGATCATAGCTGTAGAATTAAATTATTATGAGCTAGCAGGTATTTATTTCACCGTATTGGCAAGGTCCATTATTCTCTTTAACTCTGTTGTACTTACACTCCTCATTCTGCTTTAAGAAATCCTAATCTATTCTTCATCACCAGCATGAGGAGTTTTCAGCCTGTTCTCTTTCAGGAATGATTTACACTCCTTCTAAAATACCTTGTGACTGGTGAATAAGAAAATCAAGTTCTGGTCTGCTTTATCCATCACTTTGTATATCTGAAGTAGCTGAAAGACTGTTTAATTCCAGAAACTGAGAATATGTCAAAAGActgaaagaacatttctgaTTTGATATAACCcgaaatttaaaaacaagctatgcttatgaaaaaaatgcctcAAGTGTATCATACAT comes from Anser cygnoides isolate HZ-2024a breed goose chromosome 1, Taihu_goose_T2T_genome, whole genome shotgun sequence and encodes:
- the USP18 gene encoding ubl carboxyl-terminal hydrolase 18 isoform X1, whose product is MCAVPAPRVRPRLRGVAEGRPRLQTRESFCHSTVLLMGQRSGRQERSKKPEMSLSENMKAEEEDDREENKELKTKDQRLPLVFGVADLKNGAVGLYNIGQTCCLNSLLQVFLMNIHFTRILRRITVPPYASLKRNNVPYQMLLLLEKMQSGKQKAVSPIDLAMCLSTHRVNMFIQHDAAQLFLTLWNLVKRQMKDQDLVTKLSDLYTICVQEHLACQICSSEMKRNSNMLTLPLPVLDSNSHMLKTLEDCLQCFFHPEELTGHNMCFCEYCDKKTPFLQSMKLVHLPQTLTIHLKRFCFERSTNVYKLSHCLPFPQELDFNAVLTEQQSQAHGSEKAAWRYEIFAVVAHSGSTNSGHYCAYIRSLTECKWYCFNDSTVCQVSWDDVKCTYGHSDLNWGQTAYLLIYMKKHPQ
- the USP18 gene encoding ubl carboxyl-terminal hydrolase 18 isoform X2; the encoded protein is MGQRSGRQERSKKPEMSLSENMKAEEEDDREENKELKTKDQRLPLVFGVADLKNGAVGLYNIGQTCCLNSLLQVFLMNIHFTRILRRITVPPYASLKRNNVPYQMLLLLEKMQSGKQKAVSPIDLAMCLSTHRVNMFIQHDAAQLFLTLWNLVKRQMKDQDLVTKLSDLYTICVQEHLACQICSSEMKRNSNMLTLPLPVLDSNSHMLKTLEDCLQCFFHPEELTGHNMCFCEYCDKKTPFLQSMKLVHLPQTLTIHLKRFCFERSTNVYKLSHCLPFPQELDFNAVLTEQQSQAHGSEKAAWRYEIFAVVAHSGSTNSGHYCAYIRSLTECKWYCFNDSTVCQVSWDDVKCTYGHSDLNWGQTAYLLIYMKKHPQ
- the USP18 gene encoding ubl carboxyl-terminal hydrolase 18 isoform X3 — its product is MCAVPAPRVRPRLRGVAEGRPRLQTREINLLSKFDVIQCIWSFCHSTVLLMGQRSGRQERSKKPEMSLSENMKAEEEDDREENKELKTKDQRLPLVFGVADLKNGAVGLYNIGQTCCLNSLLQVFLMNIHFTRILRRITVPPYASLKRNNVPYQMLLLLEKMQSGKQKAVSPIDLAMCLSTHRVNMFIQHDAAQLFLTLWNLVKRQMKDQDLVTKLSDLYTICVQEHLACQICSSEMKRNSNMLTLPLPVLDSNSHMLKTLEDCLQCFFHPEELTGHNMCFCEYCDKKTPFLQSMKLVHLPQTLTIHLKRFCFERSTNVYKLSHCLPFPQELDFNAVLTEQQSQAHGSEKAAWRYEIFAVVAHSGSTNSGHYCAYIRSLTECKWYCFNDSTVCQVSWDDVKCTYGHSDLNWGQTAYLLIYMKKHPQ